The following proteins are co-located in the Chryseobacterium daecheongense genome:
- a CDS encoding transporter, with amino-acid sequence MKNIFLIGLGLFLCQIAYAEPIRDSLYIPENSFNPSKFFDDDCDACGCAAGNGSSGFESLLNPQFIGIKYFAQHYKAKENLFVNDLTQDQYFNTIQLWGKVPITKKLSVYGSLPFQFHEKKTMQGDIRINGMGDLNVMGIYQLINSKDASHQLNGGLGIKVPLGRFDEKGITGVNPSFQLGTGSWDYQMVVNYKYQKNKVAVIVNTDYTVKGENKKYYQFGNQWNYAATGFYQLHADKKMIFSGKAGLQGEVYDRNKQFDEALPDTAGSALYGKLGFELSYSKWSLGSELMLPAYSNLAGGNIEAKSRFSVFINFGI; translated from the coding sequence CAGTTTGTATATTCCTGAAAATAGTTTTAACCCCAGCAAATTTTTTGATGATGATTGTGATGCTTGTGGCTGTGCTGCAGGAAATGGATCATCAGGATTTGAGTCTTTGCTTAATCCTCAATTTATAGGAATAAAATATTTTGCACAGCATTATAAAGCCAAAGAAAACCTTTTTGTGAATGATCTCACCCAGGATCAGTACTTCAATACCATCCAGTTATGGGGAAAAGTTCCCATTACGAAAAAGCTGAGTGTTTACGGGAGTCTCCCTTTTCAGTTTCATGAAAAAAAAACAATGCAGGGAGACATCAGAATTAATGGAATGGGGGATCTGAATGTAATGGGTATTTATCAGCTGATCAATTCTAAAGATGCATCTCACCAATTAAATGGAGGATTAGGAATAAAAGTTCCGTTAGGAAGATTTGATGAAAAAGGAATTACGGGAGTGAATCCGAGTTTCCAATTGGGAACAGGAAGCTGGGATTATCAGATGGTTGTGAACTATAAATACCAAAAGAACAAAGTTGCAGTAATTGTTAATACGGATTATACTGTTAAAGGTGAAAATAAGAAGTATTATCAGTTTGGAAACCAATGGAACTATGCAGCTACCGGATTTTATCAGCTTCATGCGGACAAAAAAATGATCTTTTCCGGGAAAGCCGGATTACAGGGAGAAGTATATGATAGGAATAAGCAATTTGATGAAGCCTTACCGGATACTGCCGGAAGTGCTTTATATGGAAAATTAGGTTTTGAACTTTCTTATAGCAAATGGAGCCTGGGTAGTGAACTGATGCTTCCGGCCTATTCAAATCTGGCCGGTGGAAACATTGAAGCTAAATCCAGATTCAGTGTGTTTATTAACTTTGGGATATAA
- a CDS encoding TonB-dependent receptor: MEPKFTFTTKKIIITILVLINQLYFSQSRDSIKEKGILPVTIYKKDFKEILPAQTLSGEQLERLNSQSVADALRYFSGVQIKDYGGIGGLKTVNIRSMGSQHVGVFYDGIQLGNAQNGVIDLGKFSLDDIGEISLYNGQKSEIFQPAKDFGSSGSIYLQPKTPYFSGNKKTNLVLRIKNSSIDLFNPSFRLEQKLSDKISASFSSEFIQSDGQYKYKYQKKRPDGTIANDTIATRYDSYITAKRFETSLQGNLNNGDWNVRGYGYISDRGIPSAIVNNGFDPKGQKLLDRNYFVQAHLRKKIFPKFETQLKAKFAYDYTRYMDTVNVAETALKTDNTYIQRELYLSSSNIYSITPNWDVSANVDFQYNNLDSDLKLFSFPTRYTSLVAFATTYQWNRFKFLGSVLGTFIRENVERNSKSPDKSEWTPSVFLSYQPLAFKNLTVRAFYKRIFRMPTFNDLYYTMIGNVFLKPEFTNQYDIGFTYQKTYDHQVLKSIYFKADGYYNKVENKIIAVPTTNLFRWMMTNLGDVQIIGSDVNIQAELDLGKVILKPLLSYTYQSARDFTEKGESYYGDQIPYVPWHSGTFTLMADYKEWSFNYSFMYTGKRYDAQQNNIEYNLIRPWYTHDLSIQKKFNWYSHQFKVSFEVNNTLNQHYDVVRNYPMPGRNFKLIVSYTL, translated from the coding sequence ATGGAACCGAAATTTACTTTTACAACTAAAAAAATAATTATCACAATCCTTGTGCTAATTAACCAGCTTTATTTTTCTCAGTCAAGAGATAGTATAAAGGAAAAAGGGATCCTTCCGGTTACCATTTATAAAAAAGATTTTAAAGAAATTCTTCCCGCTCAAACTCTTTCAGGAGAACAGCTGGAAAGGTTGAACAGCCAGTCCGTAGCCGATGCATTACGCTATTTTTCGGGAGTACAGATCAAGGATTACGGTGGAATTGGCGGATTGAAAACGGTTAATATCCGAAGCATGGGTAGCCAGCATGTCGGTGTTTTCTATGATGGGATTCAATTGGGAAACGCACAAAACGGGGTTATCGATCTGGGAAAGTTTTCGCTGGATGATATCGGAGAAATTTCATTATACAACGGACAGAAAAGTGAGATCTTTCAGCCTGCAAAAGATTTTGGATCTTCCGGCTCAATTTATCTCCAACCCAAGACTCCTTATTTCTCCGGAAATAAAAAAACGAATCTTGTACTTAGAATAAAAAACAGCTCAATCGATCTTTTCAACCCGTCATTTCGATTGGAGCAAAAGCTTTCAGATAAAATTTCCGCAAGTTTCAGCTCCGAATTTATACAGAGTGACGGACAATATAAATACAAATACCAGAAAAAACGCCCCGATGGTACTATAGCCAATGATACAATTGCAACAAGATATGATTCTTATATTACTGCCAAAAGATTTGAGACCAGCCTGCAGGGAAATCTGAATAATGGAGACTGGAATGTCCGGGGCTACGGATATATTTCAGATCGTGGGATTCCCTCAGCAATTGTGAATAATGGTTTTGATCCGAAAGGACAAAAATTACTTGATAGAAATTATTTTGTTCAGGCTCACCTAAGGAAAAAAATATTTCCAAAATTTGAGACTCAGCTCAAAGCTAAATTTGCCTACGACTATACCCGGTATATGGATACGGTAAATGTAGCTGAAACGGCTTTAAAAACAGATAATACATATATCCAGAGAGAATTATATTTATCATCTTCCAATATCTACTCAATTACACCAAACTGGGATGTTAGTGCTAATGTTGATTTCCAGTATAATAATCTGGATTCCGATCTTAAGCTTTTCTCATTTCCCACACGTTATACCTCATTGGTTGCTTTTGCAACCACTTACCAATGGAACCGGTTTAAATTTCTTGGAAGTGTTTTAGGCACTTTTATTCGGGAGAATGTTGAACGTAATTCAAAGTCGCCGGATAAGAGTGAATGGACACCCTCTGTATTTTTGAGTTACCAGCCACTGGCCTTTAAGAATTTAACAGTGAGAGCATTTTATAAAAGGATTTTTAGAATGCCGACTTTCAATGACCTGTACTATACTATGATCGGGAATGTTTTTCTTAAACCTGAATTTACCAATCAATATGACATAGGTTTTACTTATCAGAAGACTTACGACCATCAGGTTCTGAAAAGTATTTACTTCAAGGCAGACGGGTATTATAACAAAGTGGAAAATAAGATCATTGCAGTACCCACAACCAATCTTTTCAGATGGATGATGACGAATCTTGGAGATGTTCAGATCATAGGATCAGATGTGAATATACAGGCTGAGCTGGACCTTGGGAAAGTAATATTGAAGCCATTGTTGAGCTATACCTACCAAAGTGCACGCGATTTTACTGAAAAAGGAGAGTCATATTATGGAGATCAGATTCCTTATGTGCCATGGCATTCAGGAACTTTTACTTTGATGGCTGATTATAAGGAGTGGAGCTTTAATTATAGCTTTATGTATACGGGGAAACGTTATGATGCACAACAAAACAATATTGAATATAATCTCATCAGACCCTGGTATACGCACGATTTATCGATTCAGAAAAAGTTTAACTGGTATTCTCACCAGTTCAAGGTAAGCTTTGAGGTCAATAATACTTTGAATCAGCACTATGATGTGGTAAGGAACTATCCAATGCCAGGAAGAAATTTTAAACTTATTGTAAGCTATACATTATGA
- a CDS encoding YncE family protein yields MKKISYYVFLFIAFSLLSCRTDEYTPKEEVETGLTQPENTAIKGFYVLNEGNMGSNKCTLDFFDYTTGNYRRNIYAEINPNVVKELGDVGNDIQIYGGKLYVVVNVSNKIEVLDAKTAKRIKTIQLQNCRYIKFKDGKAYASSYAGPVDINPNSPKGKVVEIDTTSLAIQRQVTVGYQPEEIEIVGNQLFVANSGGYMVPNYDKTVSVIDLNTFTESKKINVAINLHRLKKDNYGDLYVSSRGDYYNVPSSLFLVDAATGTVKKDFHLAVSEMTIVNDKLYYYGNEFNYNTHSYTKTFGIIDVNTEQVISDKIIDQEYADAIKAPYGIAVNPITEDIYITDARNYVSTGFVYCFNKSGHFKWKTEGGNIPAHFTFLYK; encoded by the coding sequence ATGAAAAAAATAAGCTATTACGTGTTCTTATTCATTGCGTTTTCATTACTGTCATGCAGAACAGATGAATACACTCCGAAAGAAGAAGTTGAGACGGGTCTTACACAACCGGAAAATACTGCAATCAAAGGTTTTTATGTTTTGAATGAAGGAAATATGGGGAGCAATAAATGCACACTTGATTTTTTTGATTATACAACAGGAAACTACAGAAGGAATATTTATGCAGAAATTAATCCCAATGTTGTCAAAGAATTAGGCGATGTGGGAAATGATATTCAGATTTACGGAGGTAAATTGTATGTTGTGGTGAATGTATCCAATAAAATCGAGGTGCTGGATGCAAAAACAGCAAAGCGAATCAAAACAATCCAGTTACAAAACTGCAGGTACATTAAATTCAAAGATGGAAAAGCCTATGCCAGCAGTTACGCTGGGCCGGTTGATATTAATCCTAATTCTCCTAAAGGAAAAGTTGTAGAGATTGATACGACTTCCCTGGCCATTCAAAGACAAGTTACCGTAGGATATCAGCCTGAAGAAATTGAGATTGTGGGAAACCAGCTTTTTGTAGCTAATTCAGGAGGGTATATGGTTCCAAATTATGATAAAACTGTTTCTGTGATCGATCTCAATACATTTACAGAAAGTAAAAAAATAAATGTTGCAATCAACCTTCACCGCCTTAAAAAGGATAATTACGGGGATTTGTATGTAAGCTCAAGAGGAGATTATTACAATGTACCGTCAAGTTTATTCCTCGTTGATGCAGCAACTGGAACTGTGAAAAAAGATTTTCATCTCGCAGTGAGTGAAATGACCATTGTGAATGATAAGCTTTATTACTATGGAAATGAATTCAATTATAATACCCATTCTTACACTAAAACTTTTGGAATTATTGATGTAAATACCGAACAGGTGATTTCTGATAAAATTATCGATCAGGAATATGCAGATGCAATCAAGGCTCCTTATGGAATTGCTGTAAATCCCATTACTGAGGATATTTATATTACCGATGCGAGGAATTATGTATCCACGGGATTTGTCTATTGCTTTAATAAAAGTGGTCATTTTAAATGGAAAACGGAAGGAGGGAATATTCCGGCTCACTTTACCTTTTTATATAAATAA
- a CDS encoding cell surface protein, translated as MDRKILKIIPAVLVIFLLTGMSGCKSDRDEESSFKGLEESYTINRFKVLNIPANVPGKLTWSIKDSIISEGSELDFISPYAKTYPLTLKIEQNGNVKTYQSTIIVNKETDSYSKYIASVLDFRPAIGQFTNEIPEYLAGNTANTMLQKARESLIGSNSTMISLGGFGGYVVFGFDHTIPNMNGRDFKILGNAFWGNNANDPRSGSCEPGIIMVAYDRNKNGKPDDNEWYEIAGSEYFKNTTVKNYSITYFKPNETKLPVPGSEPWQTDIEYIKWQDNQGNTGFKTKNGFHDHSYFPLWISDASYSLSGTRLQNNFYDQSGNGSYWIGKSYDFGYADNAPNNDEASNIDISWAVDKSGKYVKLPGIDFVKVHTGINQEAGWLGEVSTEVAGAYDLYIK; from the coding sequence ATGGACAGAAAAATTTTAAAAATAATACCTGCTGTACTGGTTATATTTCTTTTAACCGGAATGTCAGGATGTAAAAGTGACAGAGATGAAGAGTCTTCATTTAAGGGATTGGAAGAGTCTTACACGATCAATCGTTTTAAGGTACTGAATATTCCCGCAAATGTTCCTGGTAAACTGACCTGGAGTATTAAAGATTCCATTATTTCTGAAGGATCCGAACTCGATTTTATCAGCCCTTACGCGAAAACATATCCACTGACACTGAAAATAGAACAAAATGGAAATGTGAAAACATATCAATCTACCATTATTGTAAATAAGGAGACAGATTCCTACAGTAAATATATTGCCAGTGTACTGGATTTCCGCCCTGCAATAGGACAGTTTACCAATGAAATTCCTGAATATCTTGCTGGAAATACAGCCAATACTATGTTGCAAAAAGCCAGGGAATCTTTAATCGGCTCAAATTCCACAATGATCAGTTTAGGAGGATTCGGGGGCTATGTTGTTTTTGGGTTTGATCATACGATTCCAAATATGAACGGCCGGGATTTTAAGATTCTTGGAAATGCTTTCTGGGGAAATAATGCTAACGATCCACGTTCGGGTTCTTGTGAGCCGGGAATTATTATGGTGGCTTATGACAGAAATAAAAACGGGAAACCTGATGATAATGAGTGGTACGAAATTGCTGGAAGTGAATATTTTAAAAATACAACCGTAAAGAATTACAGCATCACTTATTTCAAACCCAATGAAACTAAACTTCCTGTTCCCGGAAGTGAGCCATGGCAAACTGATATCGAATATATTAAATGGCAGGATAATCAGGGAAATACCGGATTTAAAACCAAGAACGGGTTCCATGATCACAGCTACTTCCCTTTATGGATTTCTGATGCTTCTTACAGCTTGTCAGGAACTAGATTACAAAACAATTTTTACGATCAGAGTGGAAATGGGTCTTATTGGATTGGTAAATCATATGACTTTGGATACGCGGATAACGCTCCGAATAATGATGAGGCATCCAATATTGATATTTCCTGGGCTGTAGATAAGAGCGGGAAATATGTAAAGCTTCCGGGGATCGATTTTGTAAAAGTGCACACGGGAATCAATCAGGAAGCAGGCTGGCTGGGAGAAGTGTCTACGGAAGTAGCAGGAGCATACGATTTATACATAAAATAA